The DNA window ATCAATACTGGAGATTTGGGCGGTGCTAATGTAAAACAAAATAAAGTTAGCTAAATGCATCAACTGATGTTATTACATACATAAAGTTTCTGGGCTATCCCAAAATTTTCCATCATCATAAACAACTCTTTAAAGAGGAAGATATATGACTAGAAATAATGAAATGGAGAAAGTTACCATGTGGATAACAATGTGTTCATCCAAACTGTCACGTGGAATGCATCTCTAAGAAACATAAGAAAGTCAAGACAGTTAAGGAACTGAAAAGGATAACTCTAGAATCAGACAAATAAATCAATAGTTCTAATAATAAGATAACATCACAGTTTTTGCAATACATCAAGCAGTGGTTTTTTCTTATAACTCATTTAATTGCTTTATTTATTGATCGTTCCACAAAAAATGTACACGCTAGGTGCTAAACAAAAGGACAGTGCTTTGGGGACACTTTTAAAACATACCTTATTTTACAGGTTTCAGTTGCTACAATGATTTGAAGAACAGATAATTGGAGTATTGGGCTTATTTTATGATCATAGTAAAGAGAAACACACTGATGAACTCTGTAGTCAACTTACAGCTTTGATTGAAGAAACAACATTATGTTTCTGTGTGGTGTCCAACACATTAGATGGCAGCCTAATTGTATAAAAGCCATCTTCCTGAAGCAGTTTCTTCAGTGACAAACAAATGCATAAGCACCAAATTAGTTGAAAAAAATAAGTCGTCAAGGAAATCAGGGTAAAAACTGTGGTGAACAAGAAGTTACTTTGAATGCGACTTTATCATCCTCAGTTAAATCATTCCTTGTAAAGCGAAGCTTAGTGAGGGTCTGATCCATAAGAATAGTACAGTTAGGGAAATAGTTTTCCTCGCTTGCATTTACAGCATTTACTGTTGAAGTGAGAAACTAGATATCTAACAAATCCATGAACATAAGTCAAATAAGAAATTTAGCTCTCTTAGCTCAAATCTACAGTGAGCATTTGATTATTCACCAACGAAAGTGATCAAATTGGAACACTAGCTAACATAACCAAAAGTACATAGAGATCAAAGATGCACTAAGTGAAGTATCACGATTGAAAGTAAGTATAAATTGGAAGCACATAATTCACAATAAATCTTATCATATATGGTGAATAAAGTACACAAAAAAAATAATCTACAGCAAAATGATGTACAGAATGTAGGATCGCCAAAGTTTCAAGCCTAATAAATGCACGTTGCATTTTGCAAAGGCAGGTTATGGCTTGCTCCTAAACTTTGTGAAATCATATTGCCAACGCCCAGTTAGGAATACACATTCTATTTTACATTTTGACTTTTGTGCAATACAGTTCAATTTAAATAGACCACTGTTGAAAGCTTCTAGATAAACTGCTGTGATTTTGGGCCATTTGAAAATTGGGGCAGACATCAAAGTACAAAATAATGAAGCACAAAAAGTAGTGTAATAATAGGCCTTGTGCAAATATGAGCTAAAACGAGAAGGAATGATTCCACGAAGGTTTTGGACAGATCAGATTTTAATTGTGTTCGGTTCATAACAGATTGCAATCCCGTGTACTATCCCCCTCTAAAGTACTACAACTACAAGGCATAGAGTATACattagggcgtacccagtgcagagagctcccgctctgtgcggggtctggggaagggtgtcagtggcaagccttaccctcgcctgtgcaatgcgaggagaccgcgactcgaacccgggacctttcggtcacaggcggtaagactctaccgcttgcaccaggcctgcccttcgcATAGAGTATACATTATTGTAACAAAATGATAAACCACTAGAAGATATTTAAAATTGGATATCATGTGCTTAACAGGAACAGACATGGAAGTTAATGCGTATGAGATATTTTTCATACATGCAAAAGGTTGTGATGTGCTAGGGCCATGATTAAATACAAGGTATCATCAGGATAATTCTGTTCCGAGTTTATTTCTGACATATAtaaaattaagtatatatgtaagcAGAAGCTGCTGCTGTAATTTGATGAGTTACAGGGCAAAAATGCAGACTTAGTTAATGGTGATTCAGCAGCCCACACCAAAAATCTGTTGTATGCCCAGCCCCCGTGTCCATTGTAATTGTTATTCTTGTAGATCTTGAAACATATGATTCAAAAAGGGGGTGATGTTTTCAATGTTCCCACCTAATAAATTCCGCAATATGTAAGATAAACAAAGACATTGAACATAGTTTTgaaaataagtacagaaaagaaaagagaagtcAGGTGACAGCCTAATGTTTCAAGACTTTATTTCCTTATTTACACGCCAATTTACTGTCTTTAATTTAATGTCAAATATTTCTGCCCCTGGGATACTCTCCTTATAACGAAAAACCAACTCAGTTATCCACATATAAAGCAGCTTCCTAATGGTAGGGAAATGTCATTTGTCTAAATGAGAGAATGCTAAGTAATTTCCAAGCTAAACAACCTCAGGCCCATGCTCCTAGTTATTAACCACAAATTTTGTATGCTTCACGGGATATACTTGTGATTTATGATTTGGAGGCAGCATGATATACGATATTAGCGCTCTTTAATTATCATCTTATACCCTTTtctaattaaataaaaataatagtCTTTTTTTAATAGTCAGCAATATCTTGGTTGCTCTTCAAGGCAATGGATATATGTTAGGTATTTGTAAATGTAAGGTCATGCAGCCTGAAAGGCCACATAAGAAGCAAGTGACCATCCAAATGCAGAACAATCAGGAGAATACTGCGATTTCACAATTTTAGTCCATAAGTGAATAAAAGAAGCATGAAACGGGTAGTACCCTAAACAGCAGCCCTGCACTAACACTTAATAACTGGTGTACAGTTTAAATGGTTGTTTATACTATACTATAACACACCAAGCCCAAAAAGTCAGTCTTGGTCTTTTTCTTACCGACAGAACTACAGAAGTACTCCAGTACCGGGAAAGGTCTAACTAGCAGTGTGTTTGGTTTGCAGATTTGGCTCATGCGGCATGAGTTTAATCAGAATGGGTCGGTCCGGTGTTTTTTGCAGAATGAACTCGCATCCTGCGGAATCACTATCACAGGAGTACTACAAGGTGACAGACGACATGAACCCATGACGCAAACCAAACAGCTCAAGGAGTTTCGGTTTCTAGATCAGATAATTCTAGATGGAGACATTCCACTGACCAAACACGCTGTAAGCCGCCGAGAGTACTGCTAGGAAACAACATCCAGTTATAATTCAGTTATAATTCAGTAGGACACATACACCATCATAAGATCCAATTCTCGACTCAAACTTCTCATAAAAATCCAAAGCAAATGATTCACTACCTCTCCCGACAAACAGCTCGACCAAGCTAACAGGAGCAGAACATCTACATAATTATAAGGCCGCTGAAATCACGATCCAGAACTAGCTAAGAGCTAGCCATCCCAGATCCATTGATCAGAGCGTAAGCAGGCCAACCATATAGGCGAACCAACCAAACAACCGAGATAGCAACCAAAGAGAGACCGGGACCCACCTGCGTGCCGTGGACGAGGGTCTTGAGGCGGGCCGAGAAGGTTCCAGCTGGGACGAAGCCCTTGCCGCCGCCAAGGTCGTGCTCGAGCGTGAACTGCACCGCGTTGGACTCGCCTGCCCCGGGCAACGGCGCGTCCGCGGATCTGCGGCGGGAGGAGGAGACCGCCGGGGCCGCCGGCGGGGAGGGTGCGGAGGGGCGGGCGCCGAAGCCCTCgaactcgtcgtcgtcgttgaggaggagctcgtcggacgggaaggcggcggcggcggcaagggagagggagaggaagaggagagcggcgaggacgagccgagcgcggcgcggcggcgccatCGCGAAGGCGGAGGAAAAGGCTTGGAGTGGACTCGGGAGAGAGATCGGACAGATCGGTCGAGGTTTTCAAGCCAAAAAGTCCGTTTAACCTCGCAACTGTTCAATTTACCTCCCTTCTATTAtattatatacatatacatatatacatacacaCCTAAAAAATATGCAATGTCATCGTCATATCACCCCGCCAATCCCAATCCGAATCATTGTTAATATATCTCTCCGCCTCGTTCTTTCGCCCCGGTGGTTTCGGCTCGCTCCTCCAAATCCGTGACGCTCCACACCCTCGCGCTGCGTCGCTCCAAGACTTGGCCGTCGTCCCACTCGAAGTGGGCCATGTCTCTCATAAACCACGTTACGTCACGTCGAGGTGACACCTACCAGCCAACGGAATCATCTGCGCGCCTCGACGTCTCGCTCACACAGAGTCCGCGCCACGCTCCTGTGGAGTCCGTGCAAGCAGAGTCCGCGTCGGGGCTGTGCTCCCGCACGCGTTCGGCCCGTG is part of the Miscanthus floridulus cultivar M001 chromosome 9, ASM1932011v1, whole genome shotgun sequence genome and encodes:
- the LOC136483800 gene encoding uncharacterized protein, with translation MAPPRRARLVLAALLFLSLSLAAAAAFPSDELLLNDDDEFEGFGARPSAPSPPAAPAVSSSRRRSADAPLPGAGESNAVQFTLEHDLGGGKGFVPAGTFSARLKTLVHGTQTLTKLRFTRNDLTEDDKVAFKKLLQEDGFYTIRLPSNVLDTTQKHNVVSSIKARCIPRDSLDEHIVIHMDGVNILAVNYGSVGGCQYPRPMKLPSKWTFSSYTILKTAEQAPRTPSFADQLIEADNGLGEVMKPPEKSFWAKYWMYIIPLGLIVMNAVTAAANIPEEAAGQGQPGAQRAPAAAAAAGRRR